A single genomic interval of Zingiber officinale cultivar Zhangliang chromosome 4A, Zo_v1.1, whole genome shotgun sequence harbors:
- the LOC121970351 gene encoding sufE-like protein 1, chloroplastic/mitochondrial has protein sequence MASSISSSVLRLLSSPRILPNPSAFSSISAFLLPSRSLVFSSPISFQPLPKSPPLAGPLRAQQQQQREEDREATASVDVSLLPPKLRDIIALFQSVPEPKAKYQQLLHYGARLPPLDPAFKIDAYRVRGCVSQVWVRAFADPDDPAAVRFEADSDSALTKGLAALLVSGLSGSPASVIARVPPDFVQLLGLRQSLTPSRNNGFLNMLKLMQQKALQLYIEDAKAEKNKAIESETKGTGKVEKDPILDQEKAKEISRESLSPSNGSASPSISSVADKKDSSEIYGDGIGGRKKRIVVRLQQALSPMELEVKDVSYLHAGHAGVRGSADGETHFNVRAISKEFEGKSLVKRHRLIYDLLQEELQQGLHALSIDAKTPSEAQ, from the coding sequence atggCGTCTTCCATCTCCTCTTCCGTTCTCCGCCTTCTTTCATCTCCTAGGATCCTCCCAAATCCCTCCGCTTTCTCCTCCATTAGCGCCTTCCTTCTCCCCTCGAGATCGCTCGTCTTCTCCTCCCCCATCTCCTTCCAACCCCTCCCCAAATCGCCCCCCTTAGCCGGTCCCCTCCGCGCACAACAGCAGCAGCAGCGGGAGGAAGATCGAGAAGCCACCGCCTCCGTCGACGTTTCTCTCCTCCCTCCCAAGCTCCGCGACATCATCGCCCTTTTCCAGTCCGTCCCCGAGCCCAAGGCCAAGTACCAGCAGCTCCTCCACTACGGCGCCCGGCTGCCGCCTCTCGATCCGGCCTTCAAGATCGACGCCTACCGAGTTCGCGGTTGCGTCTCCCAGGTCTGGGTCCGCGCCTTCGCAGACCCCGACGACCCCGCCGCCGTCCGCTTTGAGGCAGATTCCGACTCCGCCCTCACCAAGGGCCTCGCGGCCCTCCTCGTCTCGGGCCTTTCCGGTTCCCCTGCCTCCGTGATTGCCCGAGTCCCACCCGACTTTGTTCAACTCCTTGGCCTTCGCCAGAGCCTGACTCCCTCCCGGAACAATGGATTCCTCAACATGTTAAAGCTCATGCAGCAGAAAGCCCTCCAGCTATACATAGAAGACGCCAAGGCAGAGAAAAATAAGGCCATAGAATCTGAGACGAAGGGTACAGGTAAAGTAGAGAAAGATCCAATCTTGGATCAAGAAAAAGCCAAGGAAATCAGCAGGGAATCGCTCTCGCCGAGCAATGGCAGTGCGAGTCCATCCATCAGTTCTGTGGCCGATAAAAAAGATAGTTCTGAAATCTATGGGGACGGGATTGGTGGGAGAAAAAAGAGGATTGTGGTGAGATTGCAACAAGCTCTGTCTCCTATGGAATTGGAGGTGAAGGATGTGTCTTATCTCCACGCTGGCCATGCTGGAGTCAGGGGGAGCGCCGATGGAGAAACTCATTTCAATGTCAGGGCGATCTCGAAGGAGTTCGAAGGGAAGAGCTTGGTGAAGAGACACAGGCTTATATATGATCTGCTGCAAGAAGAGCTGCAGCAAGGATTACATGCGCTCTCCATCGATGCCAAAACTCCATCAGAAGCTCAATGA
- the LOC121972550 gene encoding probable E3 ubiquitin-protein ligase WAVH2 translates to MAPHSSDHLQEEALYLFVLHGMAHRRLAEEAAPVACGGGGGGGLQRRRHAVPVACEGGGVCGLRRRRRGCLRRRRLAEEEPRKKNRKNDFSSRSTQLRAPISVFAFYVCNQGSDETDKRQWGSFLLRSAARSSGVKQPGQVAQIKPQSIKRGGDLFSPTPPAVAVVVSMVGGSSRWRRAAKRIGFPCGASFSNVNTPGTISSSAVSTKTEDEEGKHWETGSLGAHDKRLCAICLEPLSCVDGNTDFVSGQKIFTAQCTHAFHFPCIASNVRHGSVACPICRAQWSQLPRELTVPPAINNSDPILRILDDSIATSRFNRRSFLRTTQYDDDDPVELEATAEANNHRLRLTIIPGLLQTAELLRQTTTPSRQKRTYLSVKLSYQQAADLVLVASPNGPHLRLLKQSMALVVFSLQPIDRLAIVTYSTTATRALPLRRMSSQGKQAALQVIDRIFYLGEAEPAEGLRKGLKVLEDRTHRNPLAYILHLSDSPTQSYICRDLQFPIPIHRFHIGFGFGMSNGLVMQELDEFLAWLLGGMIRDTQLRIGAEGEWILLGDLRGREEKRIPVDMAANCELLSVSYSYVEGEEQRLSRGEVMVGREKKNDQNDDQFAGSDLSINTGGTDSIQRWGYLDPFMARRWAKHLHGGYKE, encoded by the exons ATGGCTCCTCATAGCAGTGATCATCTACAAGAAGAGGCTCTGTACCTGTTCGTTCTTCATGGAATGGCGCACCGGCGGCTTGCGGAGGAGGCGGCACCGGTTGCTTGtggaggaggcggcggcggcggcttgCAGAGGAGGCGGCACGCGGTGCCGGTTGCTTGCGAAGGTGGCGGCGTCTGTGGCTTGCGGAGGAGGCGGCGTGGTTGCTTGCGGAGGAGGCGGCTTGCGGAGGAGGAG ccaagaaaaaaaaacagaaaaaatgACTTTTCAAGCCGCTCAACTCAACTTCGAGCTCCTATTTCAGTCTTTGCCTTCTACGTCTGCAACCAGGGCTCTGACGAAACGGACAAGAGGCAGTGGGGCTCCTTCCTTCTGCGGAGCGCAGCACGAAGCAGCGGAGTAAAGCAACCAGGTCAGGTAGCTCAAATCAAACCGCAGAGTATCAAAAGGGGAGGGGATCTTTTCTCGCCGACGCCGCCGGCGGTGGCGGTTGTTGTGTCCATGGTCGGAGGCTCTTCGAGGTGGAGGAGAGCGGCAAAGAGGATAGGCTTCCCCTGCGGCGCTTCCTTCTCCAATGTCAACACTCCCGGAACA ATCTCAAGCTCAGCCGTTAGTACAAAAacggaggatgaagaaggaaaacattGGGAAACAGGATCGCTAGGTGCCCACGACAAG AGATTATGTGCCATTTGCTTAGAGCCTCTTAGCTGTGTTGATGGGAACACAGATTTTGTGAGCGGCCAAAAGATCTTCACTGCCCAGTGCACGCATGCTTTTCACTTTCCATGCATTGCATCGAACGTCAGGCATGGCAGTGTGGCATGCCCAATCTGTCGAGCACAATGGTCGCAGCTCCCACGTGAGTTAACTGTACCCCCTGCTATCAACAACTCTGATCCCATCCTTCGCATCTTGGATGACTCGATTGCAACGTCCCGCTTCAACCGTCGATCCTTCCTTCGTACCACTCAATACGATGACGATGACCCTGTTGAACTTGAAGCTACTGCCGAAGCCAACAACCATCGCCTCCGCCTTACCATCATTCCTGGCCTATTGCAAACAG CTGAGCTTCTGAGACAAACCACTACGCCGAGTAGGCAGAAGAGGACTTACCTATCTGTAAAACTCTCTTATCAACAGGCGGCCGATCTTGTTCTTGTCGCAAGTCCAAATGGTCCTCACCTTAGACTGCTCAAGCAGTCCATGGCACTTGTGGTATTCTCACTGCAACCAATAGACAGATTAGCAATTGTCACCTATTCAACCACCGCCACTCGTGCGCTCCCTCTCCGCCGGATGTCTTCTCAAGGGAAGCAGGCAGCACTACAAGTCATCGATCGCATATTCTACCTAGGTGAAGCTGAGCCTGCTGAAGGTCTCCGCAAGGGTCTCAAAGTATTGGAGGACAGGACGCATCGAAATCCACTTGCATACATCCTCCATCTTTCAGATAGTCCAACCCAAAGCTACATATGCAGGGATCTGCAGTTCCCAATTCCAATTCACAGATTCCACATTGGTTTTGGATTTGGAATGTCTAATGGGTTGGTCATGCAGGAGTTGGATGAGTTCTTAGCTTGGTTGCTTGGAGGCATGATAAGAGATACCCAACTTAGGATAGGAGCTGAGGGTGAGTGGATATTGTTGGGCGACCTGAGAGGCAGGGAAGAAAAGAGGATTCCAGTCGACATGGCAGCCAACTGTGAGTTACTTTCTGTCAGTTACAGCTATGTCGAAGGAGAAGAACAAAGGCTAAGCAGAGGCGAAGTGATGGTCGGTAGAGAGAAGAAGAATGACCAAAATGATGATCAGTTTGCAGGGAGTGATCTCAGCATCAATACAGGAGGTACTGACTCCATCCAGAGATGGGGTTACCTCGACCCGTTCATGGCTCGAAGATGGGCGAAGCATTTACACGGTGGATACAAGGAATGA